A genomic window from Acetobacteroides hydrogenigenes includes:
- a CDS encoding nitroreductase family protein has protein sequence MDFIDVAQKRTSVRSYTDEGIARDTLREICRIGGLAPSVNNFQPWRFVAMTSREKMSEIAAVVAQKIEALPEKNCEVGEQIKKQVEYFSTFFEKAPAVIFVFSSPYESVLEQGVTLTHDEVNRMRAYPDMQSIGACVQNMLLAAVNMGLGACWMSSPLIAKQEIAKMLNVDSNCELVAMVVVGYASHDFPPKQKKEIDTIFEFVS, from the coding sequence ATGGATTTTATTGATGTTGCCCAAAAGCGTACGAGCGTTCGCTCGTATACCGACGAAGGGATTGCTAGGGATACCCTTCGCGAAATATGCCGCATTGGCGGGCTTGCCCCAAGTGTCAATAACTTTCAGCCTTGGCGATTTGTGGCCATGACCAGCAGGGAGAAAATGTCGGAGATTGCCGCTGTTGTGGCCCAAAAGATAGAGGCGCTACCCGAAAAGAACTGCGAGGTGGGCGAGCAGATCAAGAAGCAGGTGGAGTACTTCTCGACCTTCTTTGAGAAAGCCCCTGCCGTTATCTTCGTATTTTCGTCGCCCTACGAGTCGGTGCTCGAGCAGGGCGTTACCCTTACGCACGACGAGGTAAACCGCATGCGAGCCTATCCCGACATGCAGAGCATCGGCGCCTGCGTACAAAATATGCTTCTAGCGGCGGTAAACATGGGGTTGGGCGCCTGTTGGATGTCGTCGCCGCTAATTGCCAAGCAGGAAATCGCAAAAATGCTCAATGTCGACTCTAATTGCGAACTGGTTGCTATGGTGGTGGTTGGGTACGCCAGCCACGATTTCCCTCCAAAGCAGAAGAAGGAAATTGACACTATTTTTGAATTTGTCTCCTGA